One genomic segment of Anser cygnoides isolate HZ-2024a breed goose chromosome 20, Taihu_goose_T2T_genome, whole genome shotgun sequence includes these proteins:
- the QRFP gene encoding orexigenic neuropeptide QRFP, which translates to MRAPYSLSCLFLLTLGACFPPGEQQEPRHPAEGPALKPSCRDVVAEDPGPCWWANPKRRRSEELSTLLGIARELQGYSSQRGGPRGRPGRQEGPARLPAGGEKRGGTLGNLAEELNGYSRKKGGFTFRFGR; encoded by the coding sequence ATGAGAGCACCCTACTCGCTGTCCTGCCTCTTCCTGCTGACCCTGGGGGCCTGCTTCCCTCCCGGCGAGCAGCAGGAGCCCCGGCACCCCGCCGAGGGACCCGCGCTCAAGCCGAGCTGCCGAGACGTGGTGGCCGAGGACCCCGGTCCCTGCTGGTGGGCAAATCCGAAGCGGAGGCGAAGCGAGGAGCTGAGCACCCTGCTCGGCATCGcccgggagctgcagggctACAGCAGCCAGCGCGGGGGCccgcgggggcggccgggcaggCAGGAGGGTCCCGCACGGCTGCCGGCCGGGGGCGAGAAGCGCGGGGGCACGCTGGGGAACCTGGCCGAGGAGCTCAACGGCTACAGCAGGAAGAAAGGCGGCTTCACCTTCCGCTTCGGGAGGTGA